In Thalassotalea sp. Sam97, a single window of DNA contains:
- a CDS encoding acyl-CoA thioesterase, which produces MHIDVLLKQVISQLSVDKTQGHNAATDTLRADIVIDKSWAQGRTVFGGLTSAIAYQAIACQVTDGRLLRSLSINFIAPIQVGESLKIYVEQLRHGKNVSQYQARIMQNEQVCLLAMASFGVERVSSITVTNTDRQIMAPPKKPSFLPPIPGVVPKFLRHIDLALVDSRLPFTNSKRSDLRGWMRFSEAPQSITDAHIITLIDSWPPAVLQMLKWPAPASTMSWNIEFIHPHRRINPSNWFAYQVQTRQAADGYAHTEANVWDSYGELIAISRQVVTVFDGKS; this is translated from the coding sequence ATGCATATAGATGTTCTTTTAAAGCAAGTTATTAGCCAGCTAAGCGTTGATAAAACGCAGGGACATAACGCTGCTACCGATACGTTGCGCGCTGATATTGTTATCGATAAAAGCTGGGCGCAAGGGCGTACTGTTTTTGGCGGATTAACGAGCGCGATTGCTTATCAAGCCATTGCTTGCCAAGTCACAGATGGTCGCTTGTTGCGTTCGCTGTCCATTAATTTTATCGCACCAATTCAAGTGGGTGAATCGTTAAAAATTTACGTTGAGCAGCTGCGTCACGGTAAAAACGTATCACAGTATCAGGCGCGGATTATGCAAAATGAGCAAGTATGCTTATTAGCCATGGCGAGCTTTGGGGTAGAGAGAGTATCCTCTATCACTGTCACCAATACTGATCGCCAAATAATGGCCCCTCCGAAAAAGCCAAGTTTTTTACCACCTATTCCAGGAGTTGTCCCAAAGTTCTTGCGACATATTGATTTGGCCCTCGTTGATAGTCGCCTACCATTTACCAACAGTAAACGCTCAGATTTAAGAGGTTGGATGCGTTTTAGCGAAGCTCCACAGTCCATCACCGATGCTCATATCATAACCTTGATAGACAGCTGGCCTCCAGCGGTGTTGCAAATGCTAAAATGGCCAGCGCCAGCAAGCACCATGAGCTGGAATATTGAATTTATTCACCCGCATCGTCGAATCAACCCGAGCAATTGGTTTGCCTATCAGGTGCAGACTCGGCAAGCGGCAGATGGCTATGCACATACTGAAGCAAACGTATGGGATAGTTATGGTGAGCTGATTGCAATTTCTCGACAAGTCGTTACGGTATTTGACGGTAAGTCTTAG
- a CDS encoding alpha/beta fold hydrolase has product MSSAPLLFHKTVLHPHSSEWVVFVHGAGGSSSIWFKQLKEYKKHFNLLFIDLRGHGRSKPIPLKQLWRQGYTFNDVTHDIIKVLDHLKINVAHFVGISLGTILIHKLAELAPSRVKTMVLGGAVTRFDFRSNFLVKVGDLSKHIIPYMWLYRLFAFILMPQKGQRESRHMFIRDAKKLCQQEFKRWFKLASDVNPLMAFYKKHQSNKPTLYLMGKNDYMFLRPVREMVNSQLQSKLVEIDDCGHVCNVEKPHEFNKQSIDFIKQHT; this is encoded by the coding sequence ATGTCTTCTGCCCCATTACTTTTTCATAAAACCGTACTACATCCACACAGTTCAGAGTGGGTTGTATTTGTGCATGGTGCTGGTGGTAGCTCATCTATCTGGTTTAAACAGTTAAAAGAGTACAAAAAGCATTTTAATTTGCTGTTTATTGACTTACGCGGGCATGGAAGATCCAAACCGATTCCGCTCAAGCAGCTGTGGCGACAAGGATATACCTTTAACGATGTTACTCACGACATCATTAAAGTACTGGATCATTTAAAGATCAACGTTGCTCACTTCGTTGGTATTTCACTGGGTACCATACTGATTCATAAGTTAGCAGAGCTTGCCCCCTCAAGAGTCAAAACCATGGTACTTGGTGGCGCGGTAACACGCTTTGATTTTCGCTCAAACTTCCTAGTCAAAGTGGGCGACTTAAGTAAGCATATCATCCCCTACATGTGGTTATATCGGTTATTTGCGTTTATTTTGATGCCGCAAAAAGGACAACGAGAATCGCGGCATATGTTTATTCGCGATGCGAAAAAGCTGTGTCAGCAAGAGTTTAAACGCTGGTTCAAGCTGGCATCTGATGTTAACCCTCTGATGGCCTTTTACAAAAAGCACCAAAGTAACAAACCAACATTGTACTTAATGGGTAAAAATGACTATATGTTTTTGCGCCCTGTAAGGGAAATGGTCAATAGCCAGTTGCAAAGTAAATTAGTTGAAATCGATGACTGTGGCCACGTATGTAACGTTGAAAAGCCTCATGAATTCAACAAACAATCTATTGATTTTATTAAACAGCACACCTAA
- a CDS encoding S46 family peptidase, producing the protein MISKKALTALTLTAAVASSSVVADEGMWQPHQLQEISDKLKKAGLELEPSQMANLSQFPMNAIISLGGCTASFLSEQGLVVTNHHCAYGSIQYNSSEDNNLLKQGFVAKTKADELPAAPGSRVYVTESLTNVTDKVTGSIDSSVTGKAYYDAIEKNEKALVAECETSQDYRCDVYSFHGGAEYFLIKQLALRDVRLVYAPPSSIGKFGGDTDNWMWPRHTGDWAFYRAYVNKDGQPADYSEDNVPFEPEAFLKVNANGVEENDYVMVLGYPGRTNRYRVASEVENQFTWVYPTAKRYREEFIDIIKEAAPTGSDARIKYESTLAGLANYAKNYGSMVESFNKGDMLERKQQELKELQAWINASAERKQKYSKAVDELNVLVAQSQENQERELILSYIGRTTMMSVAKRLYRLANEKAKPDAERKQGYQDRDMNRFTQAMKRVNRRYDANVEKAVLTHFIAEYANFPASQRNATFDTFFGIDKGFDASKLAKQLDDMHANTQLDQEAVRLAWMDKSVEEFKNSNDPYIQFAVSQYENDRKLEQQAEELAGKLAQARPAFMQAMIAFKKSKGEPVYADANSSLRITYGNVKGYSPQDGLVATPFTTLEGMLAKYIAGDSEFDLFENIRSAIASKDYGNYARPSLGSVPVNYLSTLDITGGNSGSPTLNGKGEFVGLVFDGVYESIIGDWDYDPKLNRAIHTSVPFMLWTMEHIDGAQNIVDEMTIVK; encoded by the coding sequence ATGATATCAAAAAAAGCATTAACCGCATTAACTTTAACGGCAGCGGTTGCTAGTAGCAGCGTAGTTGCTGATGAAGGCATGTGGCAACCACATCAACTGCAAGAGATTAGTGATAAACTAAAAAAAGCCGGTTTAGAACTTGAACCGAGCCAAATGGCCAACTTAAGTCAATTTCCCATGAATGCGATTATCAGCTTAGGCGGCTGTACAGCATCCTTCTTATCAGAGCAAGGATTAGTTGTCACCAACCACCACTGCGCATACGGTTCTATTCAATACAATTCATCTGAAGATAACAACCTATTAAAGCAAGGCTTCGTTGCTAAAACAAAAGCCGATGAATTACCTGCAGCACCGGGTTCTCGTGTTTATGTCACGGAATCACTGACTAATGTTACCGACAAAGTTACCGGTTCAATAGACAGCAGTGTAACCGGCAAAGCATACTACGATGCAATCGAGAAAAATGAAAAAGCATTAGTCGCTGAATGTGAGACATCACAAGATTATCGTTGTGATGTTTATAGTTTCCATGGTGGTGCCGAGTACTTTCTCATAAAACAATTGGCTCTGCGTGATGTACGACTGGTTTACGCACCACCGTCAAGTATTGGTAAATTTGGTGGTGACACCGACAACTGGATGTGGCCTCGTCATACCGGCGATTGGGCATTTTATCGTGCCTATGTCAACAAAGATGGTCAACCTGCTGATTATTCAGAAGATAACGTCCCATTTGAGCCTGAAGCGTTTTTAAAAGTAAATGCGAACGGTGTTGAAGAAAACGACTATGTCATGGTACTTGGCTACCCTGGTCGCACAAACCGCTACAGAGTTGCTAGCGAAGTTGAAAACCAATTTACATGGGTTTACCCAACAGCCAAGCGCTATCGTGAAGAATTTATTGATATCATCAAAGAGGCAGCACCTACCGGTAGCGACGCGCGTATCAAGTATGAGAGCACATTAGCAGGGTTGGCTAACTACGCTAAAAATTATGGTTCTATGGTGGAGAGCTTCAACAAGGGCGACATGCTAGAGCGTAAGCAACAAGAACTGAAAGAGCTTCAAGCTTGGATTAACGCTTCAGCTGAACGTAAACAAAAATACAGTAAAGCGGTTGATGAGCTTAATGTTTTAGTGGCACAAAGCCAAGAAAACCAGGAGCGAGAGCTTATTTTAAGCTACATAGGTCGTACAACGATGATGAGTGTAGCCAAACGTTTATATCGCCTTGCCAATGAAAAAGCTAAACCCGATGCTGAGCGTAAACAAGGTTATCAAGATCGTGATATGAACCGTTTCACGCAAGCGATGAAACGCGTTAATCGTCGTTATGATGCTAATGTGGAAAAAGCAGTATTGACTCACTTTATTGCTGAATATGCAAACTTCCCAGCGTCACAACGTAACGCGACATTCGATACCTTTTTTGGCATCGATAAAGGCTTTGATGCTAGCAAACTAGCCAAGCAGCTTGATGACATGCACGCAAACACCCAACTTGATCAAGAAGCGGTACGTTTAGCATGGATGGATAAATCTGTTGAAGAATTTAAAAACAGCAATGACCCATACATTCAATTTGCCGTATCGCAATATGAAAATGACCGTAAACTTGAACAACAAGCTGAAGAGCTTGCCGGTAAGCTAGCTCAGGCTCGTCCTGCGTTTATGCAAGCTATGATTGCCTTTAAGAAAAGTAAAGGTGAGCCAGTATACGCCGATGCCAACAGCTCGTTACGCATTACCTATGGTAATGTTAAAGGCTACTCACCACAAGATGGGTTAGTGGCAACACCATTTACTACGCTTGAAGGCATGCTTGCAAAATACATCGCTGGTGATAGCGAATTTGATTTATTCGAAAATATCCGCAGTGCAATCGCAAGCAAAGATTACGGCAACTATGCGCGCCCAAGCTTAGGCTCTGTGCCAGTGAATTACTTATCGACGCTAGATATTACCGGCGGTAATTCAGGTTCGCCAACATTAAATGGCAAGGGTGAATTTGTTGGTTTGGTATTTGATGGGGTTTACGAGTCCATTATTGGTGACTGGGATTACGATCCTAAATTGAACCGCGCAATTCACACTAGTGTGCCATTTATGCTTTGGACCATGGAGCATATTGACGGTGCACAAAACATTGTTGATGAAATGACGATTGTAAAATAG
- a CDS encoding bacterioferritin-associated ferredoxin, producing the protein MTALFNIKVGNGMFVCICYAITENDIQQAVANGANSMQQLRSQLNVANQCGKCTQFAKQVLEQSITYDYELARQVA; encoded by the coding sequence ATGACTGCATTATTCAATATAAAGGTAGGTAACGGTATGTTTGTGTGTATTTGCTACGCCATTACAGAAAATGATATTCAACAAGCCGTAGCGAACGGTGCGAACAGTATGCAGCAGTTACGTAGCCAACTTAACGTAGCTAATCAATGCGGTAAATGCACACAGTTTGCTAAGCAAGTACTTGAACAGTCGATTACATACGACTATGAGTTAGCGAGACAAGTCGCCTAG
- the bfr gene encoding bacterioferritin yields the protein MKGSDKVIDSLNALLANELAAIDQYFIHSRLYEDWGLDALYQRLDHEREEETQHSDWLIKRILFLEGTPNLTKRRELIVGSNVTEMMQNDLTLELEVVQAVRDVIKTCEQEQDYQTREILEKLLYDTEEDHVYWLEQQLGLIEKIGLENYIQMQMRADAPAQA from the coding sequence ATGAAAGGCAGTGACAAAGTTATTGATAGTTTAAACGCACTGTTAGCCAATGAGCTGGCAGCCATAGACCAGTATTTTATTCATTCTCGCCTGTATGAAGACTGGGGACTTGATGCCCTGTATCAGCGCTTAGATCACGAACGGGAAGAAGAGACTCAACATTCAGACTGGTTGATCAAGCGGATATTATTTCTTGAAGGCACACCCAATTTAACTAAACGTCGTGAGCTTATTGTTGGCTCCAATGTGACAGAAATGATGCAAAACGACTTAACTCTTGAATTGGAAGTTGTACAAGCCGTTCGCGATGTGATTAAAACCTGTGAACAAGAGCAAGATTATCAAACGAGAGAGATCCTTGAAAAGCTCCTCTATGACACGGAAGAAGATCATGTTTATTGGTTAGAGCAACAGTTAGGACTAATCGAAAAAATTGGACTTGAAAACTATATCCAAATGCAGATGCGTGCCGACGCCCCCGCACAAGCTTAG
- the bfr gene encoding bacterioferritin — MKADKEIILHLNNALANELIAINQYFLHARMFKNWGLSGLNEADYKRSIKVMINADHIIERVLFLEGLPNLQHLGRLRIGQHTEEIMHANLALELQARDTLINAIAHMEKAQDYISRDLLENLLESCEEQIDWLEAQKYLIEKSGIKNYLQTQMGDD, encoded by the coding sequence ATGAAAGCAGATAAAGAAATTATTTTGCACCTAAACAATGCACTTGCGAATGAGTTAATCGCTATTAATCAGTATTTTTTGCATGCCCGCATGTTTAAAAATTGGGGATTAAGCGGCTTAAACGAGGCGGATTATAAACGCTCTATTAAAGTGATGATTAATGCCGATCACATAATCGAACGAGTATTGTTTCTAGAAGGATTGCCAAATCTACAGCATTTAGGTCGCTTACGCATCGGCCAACATACTGAAGAGATAATGCACGCTAATTTAGCGTTAGAGTTGCAGGCTCGTGATACGTTAATTAATGCTATAGCCCACATGGAAAAAGCACAGGATTATATCAGTAGAGATTTGTTAGAAAATCTGCTTGAATCATGTGAAGAGCAAATAGATTGGCTTGAAGCACAAAAGTATTTGATTGAAAAATCAGGTATCAAAAACTATTTACAAACTCAAATGGGAGATGACTAA